One Helicobacter cetorum MIT 00-7128 DNA window includes the following coding sequences:
- the thrS gene encoding threonine--tRNA ligase, whose product MSAELIAVYKDKQIIDLESAKVLGLSDGIKALGDSEPIYFDDSPLALEVIRHSCAHLLAQSLKALYPDAKFFVGPVVEEGFYYDFKTTSKISEEDLPKIEAKMKEFAKSKLAITKETLTREQALERFKGDELKHAVMSRISGNEFGVYRQGEFEDLCKGPHLPNTRFLHSFKLTKLAGAYLGGDEKNEMLIRIYGIAFASKESLKDYLFQIEEAKKRDHRKLGTELGLFSFDDEIGAGLPLWLPKGARLRKRIEDLLSKALLLRGYEPVRGPEILKSDVWKISGHYDNYKENMYFTTIDEQEYGIKPMNCVGHIKVYQNALHSYRELPLRFYEYGVVHRHEKSGVLHGLLRVREFTQDDAHIFCSFEQIQSEVSAILDFTHKIMNAFNFSYEMELSTRPTKSIGDDKVWEKATNALKEALKEHHIDYKVDEGGGAFYGPKIDIKITDALKRKWQCGTIQVDMNLPERFKLAFTNEHNEAEQPVMIHRAILGSFERFIAILSEHFGGNFPFFVAPTQIALIPISEEHYNFALELKEELKKREIFVEVLDKNDSLNKKVRLAEKQKIPMILVLGNEEVETKILSIRDREKQTQYKMPLKEFLNMVESKMQEVSF is encoded by the coding sequence ATGAGTGCGGAACTGATTGCCGTTTATAAAGATAAGCAAATAATAGATTTAGAGAGTGCGAAAGTCTTAGGACTAAGCGATGGGATTAAGGCGCTTGGGGACTCAGAGCCGATATATTTTGATGATTCGCCTTTAGCTTTAGAAGTGATTAGGCATTCGTGTGCGCACTTGCTCGCTCAAAGTTTGAAAGCCCTTTATCCGGATGCAAAGTTTTTTGTGGGGCCTGTGGTGGAAGAAGGGTTTTACTACGATTTTAAGACCACTTCAAAAATTAGCGAAGAAGATTTGCCTAAAATTGAAGCTAAAATGAAAGAATTTGCGAAGTCTAAACTAGCTATCACTAAAGAGACTTTAACTAGAGAACAAGCCCTAGAGCGTTTTAAGGGCGATGAATTAAAACATGCCGTAATGAGTAGGATTAGTGGCAATGAGTTTGGTGTGTATAGACAGGGCGAATTTGAAGACTTGTGTAAAGGACCCCACTTACCAAACACTCGCTTTTTACACAGTTTTAAGCTCACTAAACTCGCTGGAGCCTATCTAGGTGGCGATGAAAAAAATGAAATGCTAATTAGGATTTATGGCATTGCGTTTGCTTCTAAAGAGAGCCTAAAAGATTATCTTTTCCAAATTGAAGAGGCTAAAAAACGAGACCATAGAAAGTTAGGCACAGAACTAGGGCTTTTTAGTTTTGATGATGAAATAGGGGCGGGCTTACCCTTATGGCTACCTAAGGGAGCAAGACTTAGAAAGCGCATAGAAGATTTGTTGAGTAAGGCGTTACTTTTAAGAGGCTATGAGCCTGTAAGAGGCCCTGAGATTTTAAAAAGTGATGTGTGGAAAATCAGTGGGCATTACGATAATTACAAAGAAAATATGTATTTTACCACCATTGATGAGCAAGAATACGGCATAAAACCCATGAATTGTGTGGGGCATATTAAAGTTTATCAAAATGCTTTACACAGCTACAGAGAATTGCCTTTAAGGTTTTATGAATACGGCGTGGTGCATAGGCACGAAAAAAGTGGCGTGTTGCATGGGCTTTTAAGAGTGAGGGAGTTCACCCAAGATGACGCTCATATTTTTTGCTCATTTGAACAGATTCAAAGCGAAGTGAGTGCGATTTTAGATTTTACACATAAAATTATGAACGCCTTTAATTTTAGCTATGAAATGGAGTTATCCACTCGCCCCACTAAATCCATTGGCGATGACAAAGTATGGGAGAAAGCCACAAACGCTCTTAAAGAGGCTCTAAAAGAACACCATATTGATTATAAAGTTGATGAGGGTGGGGGGGCTTTCTATGGGCCTAAGATTGATATTAAAATTACAGACGCCTTAAAACGCAAATGGCAGTGTGGCACGATTCAAGTGGATATGAATTTGCCTGAACGCTTTAAACTTGCTTTCACTAACGAGCATAACGAGGCTGAGCAACCGGTAATGATTCACAGAGCGATTTTAGGCTCATTTGAAAGGTTTATTGCAATTTTAAGCGAGCATTTTGGTGGGAATTTCCCATTCTTTGTCGCACCCACTCAAATTGCTCTTATTCCTATTAGTGAAGAGCATTATAATTTTGCCCTAGAGCTTAAAGAAGAGTTAAAAAAGCGTGAGATTTTTGTAGAAGTGCTAGATAAAAACGACAGCTTGAATAAAAAAGTGCGCTTAGCTGAAAAACAAAAAATCCCTATGATTTTAGTTCTAGGTAATGAAGAAGTAGAGACAAAAATTCTATCTATTAGAGATAGAGAAAAGCAAACCCAATATAAAATGCCCTTAAAGGAGTTTTTGAACATGGTTGAATCTAAAATGCAAGAGGTTAGTTTTTGA
- a CDS encoding outer membrane beta-barrel protein, whose product MSYSNQVIFQQKKIGNKLIKHFSLARILLGILAFNGLQAMDSAKEDEKNQEKVLIDQKTKNNQQATPNHQTTTLEKSAFFVGIGYSGMASGWEGIFRVGASMQPILNGFNVEAGYQHISKKYPNIGVRAGFIYSYKAQNLTKNYPIYNLNNNQPNQSIGISGLGISMNTYSVFVDFLNDFYQKERFFLGWFLGVGLGGESVKFSQLFTNPHTIMGVTQFQGFGTLGLRIGDKHHTLELSTSIYGDAGNCSNHKSSCFKLSQTNTKSMYGLWGIYIAWNVNYVYRF is encoded by the coding sequence ATGAGTTATAGTAATCAAGTTATCTTTCAACAAAAAAAGATAGGCAATAAATTGATAAAGCATTTTAGTCTTGCTCGTATTTTACTAGGTATTTTAGCTTTTAATGGCTTACAAGCTATGGATAGCGCTAAAGAAGATGAAAAAAATCAAGAAAAAGTCCTTATAGACCAAAAGACTAAAAACAATCAGCAAGCCACGCCAAACCACCAAACTACCACGCTAGAAAAAAGCGCTTTTTTTGTTGGGATAGGATATTCTGGTATGGCTAGTGGTTGGGAGGGAATTTTTAGGGTAGGTGCATCTATGCAACCCATTTTAAATGGCTTTAATGTAGAGGCAGGCTATCAACATATCAGTAAGAAATACCCAAATATTGGCGTGAGAGCGGGCTTTATATATTCGTATAAGGCACAAAATCTTACTAAAAACTATCCTATCTATAATTTGAACAATAATCAACCAAATCAGTCCATAGGAATAAGCGGTCTTGGCATCTCTATGAATACCTATAGTGTATTTGTAGATTTTTTGAATGATTTTTACCAAAAAGAAAGATTTTTTCTTGGCTGGTTTTTGGGTGTGGGGCTTGGGGGAGAGAGTGTGAAGTTTAGCCAATTATTTACAAATCCTCACACCATTATGGGCGTAACGCAATTTCAAGGCTTTGGCACTTTAGGTTTGAGAATAGGGGACAAACACCATACTTTAGAGTTAAGCACTTCTATCTATGGAGATGCAGGAAATTGTAGCAATCATAAAAGCAGTTGTTTTAAATTATCTCAAACAAATACAAAAAGCATGTATGGATTATGGGGCATATATATAGCTTGGAATGTAAATTATGTCTATCGTTTTTAA
- the rpmI gene encoding 50S ribosomal protein L35, with protein MPKMKTNRGASKRFKVKKNLIKRGSAFKSHILTKKSPKRKANLNAPKHVHHTNTHSVMSLLCKA; from the coding sequence ATGCCTAAAATGAAGACTAATCGTGGTGCTTCAAAGCGTTTCAAAGTTAAAAAGAACTTGATTAAGCGTGGCAGTGCTTTTAAAAGTCATATTTTGACTAAAAAAAGCCCTAAGCGTAAAGCTAATTTGAACGCACCAAAACATGTGCATCATACCAACACGCATTCTGTCATGTCCTTACTTTGTAAAGCATAA
- the infC gene encoding translation initiation factor IF-3, producing the protein MSKNEVLLNEDINFKEVRCVGDDGEVHGIISSKEALSIARNLGLDLVLISASAKPPVCKVMDYNKFRYQSEKKIKEAKKKQKQIEIKEIKLSTQIAQNDINYKVKHAREFIESNKHVKFKVVLKGRESQNPRAGLDVLNRVCEMMQDIANPEKEPKTEGRFVSWMFVPKKDQETKNSKTKQNHKDASKVQGEKDSQTPFNSINLMKGENHA; encoded by the coding sequence TTGAGTAAAAACGAAGTATTGTTAAACGAAGATATTAATTTTAAAGAAGTGCGTTGTGTAGGCGATGATGGCGAAGTGCATGGCATTATTTCTTCTAAAGAGGCATTAAGCATTGCTCGCAATTTAGGATTAGATTTAGTCCTTATTTCAGCGAGTGCTAAGCCTCCTGTATGTAAGGTCATGGATTATAATAAATTCCGCTATCAAAGCGAAAAAAAGATTAAAGAGGCTAAGAAAAAGCAAAAGCAAATTGAAATCAAAGAGATTAAGCTTTCTACTCAAATCGCACAAAATGATATTAATTATAAAGTCAAGCATGCTAGAGAGTTTATTGAATCCAATAAGCATGTGAAATTCAAAGTAGTCTTAAAGGGTAGGGAGAGCCAAAACCCTAGGGCAGGACTTGATGTGCTTAATAGGGTATGTGAGATGATGCAAGATATAGCCAACCCTGAAAAAGAGCCAAAGACTGAGGGGCGTTTTGTATCATGGATGTTTGTGCCTAAAAAAGACCAAGAAACTAAAAATTCTAAAACAAAGCAAAACCACAAAGATGCTAGTAAAGTTCAGGGCGAAAAGGATAGTCAAACCCCCTTTAATAGCATTAACCTTATGAAAGGAGAAAATCATGCCTAA
- a CDS encoding outer membrane beta-barrel protein yields the protein MKKSLFTLLFLFNTLHAFSGEMSWSKFIDSFKNKPKENTKTPNTIQKNLKEEPNKQINLNKKDQEVLEKILKKNLNFYFSFGYTYGRMHYSINAPNSLAQESISVGSIGFRATSGLEHYFRKHSKFGYRLFSTYTYSHSLTIMHPQIILSQSYGGGLDFFATLVKKKTYHLRSYLGFALKDELLIVSDVDKMAIITKSKKNFFQAPFRIGLIVDFIGYLSLQWGFEIPLIKNTPFTYNGYKEHFSQNWRTNFSILVSF from the coding sequence ATGAAAAAGAGCTTATTTACCCTATTGTTTCTTTTTAACACCTTGCATGCTTTTAGTGGGGAAATGAGTTGGTCTAAATTCATTGATAGCTTTAAAAATAAACCTAAAGAAAACACAAAAACCCCCAACACTATTCAAAAAAACCTCAAAGAAGAACCAAATAAGCAAATCAATCTCAATAAAAAAGACCAAGAAGTATTAGAAAAAATCTTAAAGAAAAATTTAAATTTTTACTTTAGCTTTGGATACACTTATGGGCGCATGCACTATTCTATCAATGCGCCAAACTCGCTCGCTCAAGAAAGCATTTCTGTTGGTAGTATTGGCTTTAGAGCCACTTCTGGATTAGAACATTATTTTAGAAAGCATTCCAAGTTTGGTTATAGACTCTTTAGCACCTATACTTATTCGCACTCTCTAACAATTATGCACCCTCAAATCATACTTTCACAAAGCTATGGCGGAGGGCTAGATTTTTTTGCTACTCTTGTTAAGAAAAAGACCTATCATTTGAGGTCTTATCTTGGATTTGCCCTCAAAGATGAATTGTTGATTGTCAGCGATGTGGATAAAATGGCTATTATTACTAAAAGTAAGAAAAACTTTTTTCAAGCTCCTTTTAGAATAGGATTGATTGTAGATTTCATTGGTTATTTATCTTTGCAATGGGGTTTTGAAATCCCCCTAATCAAAAACACCCCTTTCACTTATAACGGCTATAAAGAACATTTTTCGCAAAATTGGAGAACCAATTTTTCTATTTTGGTTTCGTTTTGA
- a CDS encoding outer membrane protein has translation MKTKSITKSMAILSLLNSLLMAEENGFYGELGWIYSHQEYSQNTKTLIPEKVILATNPNGTIPNPFPNEKPLPPSTDTTCTSANSTDCINGESIATQINSLDSLITTLYDLENASKGSGTNGKYQNYNFSSNLLTQNIKTAVQDIINLHNFANNKQDLPYNGANNLSALLANASNAVGVVASYLNKEANAPFSQQIPLQNAPIGTPISVSPKEQAKQVVLSNASSVANNAQNYLNGIISQIQATAQKASIIPTTIPSISSSSSLGNGGPGYGLNVQFGYKWFFGKKKHFGVRTYGTYSYLYSNLQHKNQFKQDIASVGMVGQANNSIYGAGIDFLWNFWEGEGKNQYRTAGILLGTELLGSSWSNENQSYFESQMKYINAHNGHAKMNTSYFQIPVVVGFRANLSKHNGLEFGLKIPLAYNSYFKSHYNGTETTIVYKNLVQFYVNYVVNF, from the coding sequence ATGAAAACAAAGAGCATTACAAAAAGCATGGCTATTTTAAGCTTGTTAAACTCTCTTCTTATGGCAGAAGAAAATGGTTTTTATGGCGAGCTTGGTTGGATATATTCACACCAAGAATATTCTCAAAACACCAAAACACTTATCCCAGAAAAAGTAATCCTTGCCACTAATCCTAATGGCACTATCCCTAATCCCTTTCCTAATGAAAAACCACTCCCACCTAGCACCGATACAACTTGCACCTCAGCAAATAGCACAGATTGTATCAATGGCGAAAGCATAGCAACTCAAATTAACTCGCTTGATAGTCTTATTACCACGCTCTATGACTTAGAAAATGCAAGCAAGGGTAGTGGCACTAATGGAAAGTATCAAAATTACAATTTTTCCTCAAATCTGCTAACCCAAAATATTAAGACAGCGGTGCAAGACATTATCAATTTGCATAATTTTGCCAACAACAAACAAGACTTGCCCTATAATGGCGCAAACAATCTAAGTGCTTTACTTGCTAATGCTAGTAATGCTGTAGGGGTAGTTGCCTCTTACCTTAATAAAGAGGCTAACGCACCCTTTAGCCAACAAATCCCCTTACAAAATGCCCCTATAGGCACGCCTATTTCTGTAAGTCCTAAAGAGCAAGCCAAACAAGTGGTCTTAAGCAATGCCTCTAGCGTGGCTAATAACGCTCAAAACTATTTGAATGGTATCATCTCTCAAATCCAAGCTACAGCTCAAAAAGCTAGTATTATTCCTACAACCATTCCTAGTATCAGTAGCTCTAGCTCTTTAGGCAATGGCGGACCGGGCTATGGCTTGAATGTGCAATTTGGCTATAAATGGTTCTTTGGCAAGAAAAAGCATTTTGGTGTGCGCACTTATGGCACTTATTCTTACTTGTATTCTAACTTGCAACATAAAAATCAATTCAAACAAGATATAGCTAGTGTAGGTATGGTGGGTCAAGCTAACAATAGTATTTATGGTGCTGGCATAGACTTTTTATGGAATTTTTGGGAGGGCGAGGGCAAGAATCAATACCGCACAGCCGGAATTTTACTAGGCACAGAGCTTTTGGGTTCTTCTTGGTCTAATGAAAATCAATCTTATTTTGAAAGCCAAATGAAATATATTAATGCCCATAATGGTCATGCCAAAATGAATACAAGCTATTTTCAAATCCCTGTGGTTGTAGGCTTTAGAGCAAATCTCTCTAAACATAATGGTTTGGAATTTGGGCTTAAAATCCCTCTAGCTTATAATAGCTACTTTAAAAGCCACTATAATGGCACAGAAACTACCATTGTCTATAAAAACCTCGTGCAATTCTATGTCAATTATGTAGTGAATTTCTAA
- the cysK gene encoding cysteine synthase A, producing MVFEKVTELIGNTPLVKIKHDKGTILGKCEFLNPSHSIKDRASVAMIKNALENNKINQDTLIIEPTSGNTGIALSMICASLGLQAIFTMPSSMSIERQKLLKAYGAKIVLTEPSLGMQGAVQKALELAKDNPNSFIPSQFENVANPNMHYKTTALEIWESTQGKIDMFIAGFGTGGTISGVGKFLKERNPQIKIVAIEPKDSPLVSEKRAGSHRIQGIGANFVPKNLDLSVIDEIVTISNEDAISQTLHLAKNDGLLVGISSGANVFVAKEMIKPNQVAVTMLNDTGERYLSTGIFD from the coding sequence ATGGTTTTTGAAAAAGTTACTGAACTTATAGGAAATACCCCATTGGTAAAAATTAAGCATGACAAAGGCACAATTTTAGGAAAATGCGAATTTTTAAACCCCTCGCATTCTATTAAAGATAGAGCCTCTGTTGCGATGATAAAAAATGCTTTAGAGAATAACAAAATCAATCAAGATACTTTAATTATTGAGCCAACGAGTGGGAATACCGGTATCGCACTAAGTATGATTTGTGCTAGTTTGGGACTGCAAGCTATCTTTACTATGCCAAGTTCTATGAGTATAGAAAGGCAAAAATTACTTAAAGCTTATGGGGCTAAGATTGTTTTAACTGAGCCAAGCTTAGGCATGCAAGGGGCAGTGCAAAAAGCGTTAGAATTAGCTAAAGATAATCCAAACTCTTTCATTCCTAGTCAGTTTGAAAATGTAGCTAACCCTAACATGCATTACAAAACGACTGCTCTTGAAATTTGGGAAAGCACACAAGGAAAAATAGACATGTTTATTGCAGGTTTTGGCACAGGAGGGACAATTTCTGGGGTAGGAAAATTCTTAAAAGAAAGAAATCCACAAATTAAAATTGTTGCCATTGAGCCAAAAGATTCGCCCTTGGTGAGCGAGAAAAGAGCCGGTAGCCATAGAATCCAAGGCATAGGGGCAAATTTTGTGCCTAAAAACTTGGATTTGAGTGTTATTGATGAAATTGTAACGATTTCTAATGAAGATGCCATTTCTCAAACCTTGCACTTAGCTAAAAATGATGGGTTGTTAGTGGGGATTTCAAGTGGAGCGAATGTGTTTGTTGCTAAGGAGATGATTAAGCCAAATCAAGTTGCAGTAACCATGCTTAATGATACGGGTGAGCGCTATTTAAGCACCGGAATTTTTGATTGA
- the rplT gene encoding 50S ribosomal protein L20: MRVKTGVVRRRRHKKVLKLARGFYSGRRKHFRKAKEQLERSMCYAFRDRKQKKRDFRSLWVIRINAACRMHNTSYSRFMHALKLANVELDRKVLADMAMNDMQAFVSVLESVKEHL; the protein is encoded by the coding sequence ATGAGAGTTAAAACAGGCGTTGTGCGCAGAAGACGCCATAAAAAAGTCTTAAAACTCGCTAGAGGGTTTTATAGTGGCAGAAGAAAGCATTTTAGAAAGGCGAAAGAACAACTTGAAAGAAGTATGTGCTATGCCTTTAGAGACCGCAAACAAAAGAAAAGAGATTTTAGAAGTTTGTGGGTTATAAGAATCAATGCAGCTTGCAGAATGCATAATACGAGCTATTCACGCTTTATGCATGCTCTAAAGTTAGCTAATGTTGAGCTAGATCGCAAGGTTTTAGCAGATATGGCTATGAATGATATGCAAGCGTTTGTAAGTGTGCTAGAGAGTGTTAAAGAACATTTATAG
- the traF gene encoding conjugal transfer protein TraF: MALLIPCLLKALEFGGMGNVSMGLGGAGVALQESQWALYYNPALLDMDEKSKFGYSFNAQVAQKNVLSLANLATNGEIDNLENNISNLRTSNNQTIAQALQGGNSNITINASENSQANNVVQIANTTNNFIQNNALMLSSQNGFVFQYNYRGRKKEFVGSFGIGLFGSAFGGASAITDKEHKELIIDDNNTYYQAQINAHSINLSQTSQANYNAHSMLSPNANLQGAVRALALVEVPLGYGHAFNTKIGRFGVGITFKYIWSLSYGIGLKGNANTMLNEVGSMNALNNFSFNSIPKTSHFGLDLGGAYSIKGFTLGLVGKYLNAPKFSLGTNNGFLRIDPQVRLGLAYHYKFLTLAWDFDLTKNNSIVPFKKSQMTGGGIMLDFKYIDFRFGAMGNMARDNLDYGIILTGGIGFYKVFDISIQSSLKTQKFDNYAIPEYVALRIGGGYTW, encoded by the coding sequence TTGGCATTACTCATTCCTTGTTTGCTCAAAGCCTTAGAATTTGGTGGCATGGGAAATGTGTCTATGGGATTAGGGGGTGCTGGTGTAGCCTTGCAAGAATCTCAATGGGCGCTGTATTATAACCCAGCTTTGCTGGATATGGACGAAAAGTCTAAATTTGGCTATAGCTTTAATGCGCAAGTAGCGCAAAAAAATGTTTTATCCCTTGCAAACCTTGCTACTAATGGAGAAATTGATAACCTAGAAAATAATATAAGCAATCTAAGAACTTCTAATAATCAAACCATCGCACAAGCTCTGCAAGGTGGCAATTCAAACATCACTATCAATGCTAGTGAAAATTCTCAAGCTAATAATGTGGTGCAAATTGCCAATACAACTAACAATTTCATTCAAAATAATGCGCTTATGCTAAGTTCGCAAAATGGCTTTGTCTTCCAATACAATTATAGAGGGCGTAAGAAAGAATTCGTGGGGTCGTTTGGAATAGGACTATTTGGAAGTGCCTTTGGAGGGGCAAGCGCTATAACAGATAAAGAACATAAAGAACTTATTATTGATGATAATAACACATATTATCAAGCTCAAATCAATGCGCACTCTATCAACCTCTCACAAACTTCGCAAGCCAATTATAACGCACACTCCATGCTTTCGCCTAATGCCAATTTGCAAGGGGCTGTGCGTGCCTTAGCTTTGGTGGAAGTGCCACTAGGTTATGGGCATGCTTTTAATACTAAAATAGGGCGTTTTGGTGTGGGGATTACCTTTAAATATATTTGGAGTTTAAGCTATGGCATAGGGCTAAAAGGTAACGCTAATACCATGCTAAATGAAGTAGGCTCTATGAATGCTTTGAATAACTTTAGTTTCAATAGCATTCCAAAAACTTCACATTTTGGACTAGACTTAGGCGGGGCATATTCTATTAAGGGCTTTACTTTGGGGCTTGTAGGCAAATACCTCAACGCCCCTAAATTCAGCTTAGGAACAAACAATGGATTTTTACGCATTGACCCTCAAGTGCGTTTGGGTTTGGCATATCACTATAAATTTTTAACTCTAGCGTGGGATTTTGACTTAACCAAAAATAATTCCATTGTGCCTTTTAAAAAGAGTCAAATGACTGGTGGGGGGATTATGCTAGATTTTAAGTATATTGATTTTAGGTTTGGAGCTATGGGAAATATGGCAAGAGATAATTTAGATTATGGCATTATCTTAACCGGTGGTATTGGCTTTTATAAAGTATTTGATATATCCATACAATCTAGCTTAAAAACACAGAAATTTGATAATTACGCTATCCCAGAATATGTGGCGTTGCGTATTGGTGGGGGCTATACTTGGTAA
- the ppsA gene encoding pyruvate, water dikinase, with the protein MRYIKFFKELNNKDVNLVGGKNASIGEMFQELVPIGIKVPDGFAITSEAYWYLLEQGGAKQKIVELLENVDATEIDVLKVRSKKIRELIFGTPFPSDLRDEIFQAYEILSKQYNMKEADVAVRSSATAEDLPDASFAGQQDTYLNIKGKTELVHYIKSCIASLFTDRAISYRASRGFDHLKVALSVGVQKMVRSDKGSAGVMFSIDTETGFKNAVFITSAWGLGENVVGGTVNPDEFYVFKPTLEQNKRPIIKRQLGNKFQKMVYAPRGSEHPTKNIKTTKKELQSFSLDDEDVLTLAKYAIEIEKHYTKEAGAYRPMDIEWAKDGDSGEIFIVQARPETVQSQKSKESSQVFEKFKFTNSNEKKEIILQGRAIGSKIGSGKVRIINNLEHMNTFKEGEILVTDNTDPDWEPCMKKASAVITNRGGRTCHAAIVAREIGVPTIVGASGATDRLYTGMEITVSCAEGEEGYVYAGIHPYEIKRVELSNMEETKTKIYVNIGNPEKAFGFAQLPNHGVGLARMEMIILNQIKAHPLALVDLHHKKPVKEKNEIENLMAGYANPKDFFVKKIAEGIGMISAAFYPKPVIVRTSDFKSNEYMRMLAGSSYEPHEENPMLGYRGASRYYSEQYCEAFAWECEALAMVREEMGLTNMKVMIPFLRTIEEGKKVLEILRKNGLESGKNGLEIYIMCELPINVILADDFLSLFDGFSIGSNDLTQLTLGVDRDGELVSHIFDERNPAMLEMFKRAIEACKRHNKYCGICGQAPSDYPEVAEFLVKEGITSISLNPDSVISTWNAVAKLEKELKR; encoded by the coding sequence ATGCGCTACATCAAATTTTTCAAAGAGCTGAATAATAAAGATGTGAATCTAGTTGGGGGAAAGAATGCTAGTATTGGCGAGATGTTTCAAGAATTAGTGCCTATTGGTATTAAAGTGCCCGATGGCTTTGCAATCACTAGTGAGGCTTATTGGTATCTTTTAGAGCAAGGTGGGGCTAAGCAAAAGATTGTAGAGCTTTTAGAAAATGTTGATGCGACTGAAATTGATGTGCTAAAAGTGCGTTCTAAAAAGATTAGAGAGCTTATTTTTGGCACACCTTTTCCTAGTGATTTAAGAGATGAAATTTTTCAAGCTTATGAGATTTTAAGCAAACAATATAATATGAAAGAGGCTGATGTAGCGGTGCGCTCAAGCGCTACGGCAGAAGATTTGCCCGATGCGTCTTTTGCCGGTCAACAAGACACTTATTTGAATATTAAAGGCAAAACCGAATTAGTGCATTACATTAAATCTTGTATTGCATCACTTTTTACAGATAGAGCGATTAGCTATAGAGCTAGTCGTGGGTTTGACCATTTGAAGGTCGCACTAAGTGTTGGGGTGCAAAAAATGGTGCGCTCTGATAAAGGCAGTGCAGGGGTTATGTTTTCTATTGATACAGAAACAGGCTTTAAAAATGCTGTCTTTATCACTTCAGCTTGGGGATTAGGCGAAAATGTCGTAGGTGGGACGGTAAATCCTGATGAATTTTATGTGTTTAAGCCAACTTTAGAACAAAATAAACGCCCTATCATCAAAAGACAATTAGGTAATAAATTTCAAAAAATGGTTTATGCTCCAAGAGGGAGCGAACACCCTACTAAAAACATTAAAACCACTAAAAAAGAATTACAATCCTTTTCATTAGATGATGAAGATGTGCTAACTTTAGCTAAATACGCTATTGAGATTGAAAAGCATTACACCAAAGAGGCGGGTGCTTATCGCCCTATGGATATAGAATGGGCAAAAGATGGCGATAGTGGAGAAATCTTTATCGTGCAAGCTCGCCCAGAAACCGTTCAAAGTCAAAAGAGCAAAGAAAGCAGTCAAGTTTTTGAAAAATTTAAATTCACAAACTCTAATGAGAAAAAAGAAATTATTTTACAAGGCAGAGCTATTGGTAGCAAGATTGGCTCAGGAAAAGTGCGCATTATTAATAACCTAGAACATATGAATACCTTTAAAGAGGGTGAAATTCTAGTAACCGATAATACCGACCCTGATTGGGAGCCTTGCATGAAAAAAGCAAGTGCGGTTATTACAAATCGTGGGGGGCGCACTTGCCATGCTGCTATTGTGGCTAGAGAAATTGGCGTGCCTACCATTGTTGGGGCTAGTGGGGCTACTGATAGGCTCTATACCGGCATGGAAATCACCGTTTCTTGTGCAGAGGGCGAAGAGGGCTATGTGTATGCAGGAATCCACCCCTATGAAATCAAGCGTGTAGAGCTCTCCAATATGGAAGAGACAAAGACTAAAATTTATGTCAATATTGGAAACCCTGAAAAGGCTTTTGGCTTTGCTCAACTTCCTAATCATGGCGTGGGATTAGCTAGAATGGAAATGATTATCTTAAATCAAATTAAAGCCCACCCCTTAGCTTTAGTGGATTTGCACCATAAAAAGCCAGTAAAAGAAAAAAATGAAATTGAAAACTTAATGGCAGGCTATGCTAACCCTAAGGATTTCTTTGTGAAAAAAATCGCTGAGGGCATTGGCATGATAAGTGCGGCATTTTATCCTAAACCTGTAATCGTTCGCACAAGCGATTTTAAATCTAACGAATACATGCGAATGCTAGCAGGTTCTAGCTATGAACCCCATGAAGAAAACCCCATGCTTGGTTATAGGGGTGCAAGTCGGTATTATTCAGAGCAATATTGCGAGGCGTTTGCTTGGGAGTGCGAGGCATTAGCAATGGTTAGAGAAGAAATGGGATTAACCAACATGAAAGTAATGATTCCTTTCTTACGCACTATTGAAGAGGGCAAAAAAGTTTTAGAAATTCTAAGAAAAAATGGTTTAGAGTCCGGTAAAAATGGGCTAGAAATTTATATCATGTGCGAATTACCCATTAATGTCATTTTGGCTGATGATTTCTTAAGTTTGTTTGATGGTTTCTCTATTGGCTCAAATGATTTGACACAGCTTACTTTAGGCGTGGATAGAGATGGCGAATTAGTCAGCCACATCTTTGATGAAAGAAACCCGGCTATGCTAGAAATGTTTAAAAGAGCGATTGAGGCTTGCAAAAGACACAACAAATATTGTGGGATTTGCGGGCAAGCTCCAAGCGATTACCCTGAAGTGGCGGAGTTTTTAGTCAAAGAAGGCATTACTTCTATTTCTTTGAATCCTGATAGCGTGATTTCTACTTGGAATGCTGTAGCCAAATTAGAAAAAGAACTTAAAAGATAA